A stretch of Verrucomicrobiota bacterium DNA encodes these proteins:
- a CDS encoding KH domain-containing protein encodes MESFLEFVIRQLVDVPEEVFITRLEHGHKLIFKVEMRQADVGKVIGRNGHTITALRNLLSAAAARTGHQVVLQIVE; translated from the coding sequence ATGGAAAGCTTCCTGGAGTTCGTCATCCGGCAATTGGTTGATGTTCCGGAGGAGGTTTTCATCACGCGCCTTGAGCACGGGCACAAGTTGATCTTCAAGGTCGAAATGCGCCAAGCGGACGTGGGTAAGGTGATCGGGCGCAACGGGCATACGATCACCGCTCTACGCAATTTGCTGTCGGCAGCGGCGGCGAGGACCGGCCATCAGGTCGTCCTGCAAATCGTCGAGTAA
- the rpsP gene encoding 30S ribosomal protein S16: MAVAIRLRREGAKNRPYYRVVVTDKRSPRDGKFIEIIGTYDPRKRSDNYELNLERAEYWIKHGAQPSETVASFIRKARRRAAQVAATVPVSA; encoded by the coding sequence ATGGCAGTTGCGATTAGATTGAGAAGAGAGGGCGCCAAGAATCGCCCGTATTACCGCGTGGTGGTTACCGACAAACGGAGTCCGCGCGACGGCAAGTTCATCGAGATTATCGGAACGTACGATCCGCGCAAGCGAAGCGACAATTACGAGCTGAACCTTGAGCGGGCGGAATACTGGATTAAGCACGGTGCGCAACCGAGCGAAACCGTCGCCAGTTTCATCCGGAAAGCTCGCAGGCGGGCTGCGCAGGTCGCCGCGACCGTGCCCGTCTCGGCGTGA
- the ffh gene encoding signal recognition particle protein, with the protein MFSQLSDKLQDIFKDLRGHGTISESNVNDALRQVRLALLEADVHFQVAKDFIARVKGRALGQEVLRSVTPGQQIVKIFYDELTQLLGGDAAPLDLNKPARIMLVGLHGSGKTTSAAKLARLLKKQGRAPLLFPLDLQRPAAIDQLTTLAKQVGVPVFSPGTGQTDLVAVGKAALKWADGQHGNVQIFDTAGRLEIDEVLVGELQKLKDLLEPNEVLLVCDAATGQQAVNVATHFHDALGLTGLVLTKLDGDARGGAALSMREVTKRPIKFAGVGEKLDQFEPFYPERLAGRILGMGDVVSLVERAAEAIDEEEAARMEKKLRTASFDFNDFLAQFKMLRRMGPLENILGMLPGMSNLKGFSVDDKQLKRVEAIVLSMTPGERKNPGILNARRRQRIARGSGTTVAEVNTLLQRFSQMRKLMKNMGQLKKMLARVPGSETLGT; encoded by the coding sequence GTGTTTTCTCAGTTATCGGATAAGCTTCAGGACATTTTTAAAGACCTCCGAGGTCACGGCACGATTTCGGAGAGCAACGTCAACGATGCGTTGCGCCAGGTGCGGCTTGCGCTGCTGGAAGCGGACGTTCACTTCCAGGTTGCAAAGGATTTCATCGCCCGGGTCAAAGGGAGGGCGCTCGGCCAGGAAGTCCTGCGGAGCGTCACGCCCGGCCAACAGATCGTCAAAATTTTCTACGACGAACTTACCCAGTTGCTGGGGGGAGATGCTGCGCCGCTCGACCTGAACAAACCGGCCCGCATCATGCTTGTCGGGCTGCACGGATCGGGCAAAACCACATCGGCAGCCAAACTGGCGCGTTTATTAAAGAAACAAGGGCGCGCACCCCTGCTTTTTCCTCTGGACCTCCAGCGCCCGGCCGCCATTGACCAGTTAACCACCCTGGCAAAGCAGGTCGGTGTACCGGTGTTCAGTCCCGGAACAGGGCAGACCGACCTCGTGGCCGTGGGGAAAGCGGCCTTGAAGTGGGCCGATGGCCAGCACGGGAACGTGCAGATTTTCGACACGGCGGGCCGCCTCGAAATCGACGAAGTTCTCGTTGGTGAATTGCAAAAGCTCAAGGACCTGCTGGAGCCGAACGAGGTACTCCTGGTGTGCGACGCAGCGACGGGCCAGCAGGCCGTCAATGTGGCTACCCATTTTCACGACGCGCTTGGCCTGACCGGTCTCGTCCTGACCAAGTTGGATGGCGATGCCCGGGGGGGCGCCGCCTTGTCCATGCGGGAAGTCACGAAACGGCCGATCAAGTTTGCCGGGGTCGGCGAAAAGCTGGATCAGTTTGAGCCGTTTTATCCCGAGCGCCTGGCCGGCCGGATTCTCGGGATGGGCGATGTGGTTTCCCTCGTCGAACGCGCTGCCGAAGCCATTGACGAGGAAGAGGCCGCGCGGATGGAGAAGAAGCTGCGAACCGCTTCCTTCGATTTCAACGATTTTCTGGCCCAGTTCAAAATGCTGCGCCGGATGGGGCCGCTTGAAAATATCCTTGGCATGTTGCCAGGAATGAGTAACCTGAAGGGCTTTTCGGTTGACGACAAACAGCTGAAGCGCGTGGAAGCGATCGTGCTTTCCATGACTCCGGGTGAACGGAAAAACCCGGGCATCCTCAATGCCCGCAGGAGGCAGCGGATTGCGCGCGGCAGCGGTACGACGGTCGCCGAAGTGAACACCCTGCTTCAGCGGTTTAGCCAGATGCGCAAGCTGATGAAGAACATGGGGCAGTTGAAAAAAATGTTAGCCCGCGTCCCCGGGTCGGAGACACTAGGCACTTAA
- a CDS encoding polysaccharide deacetylase family protein: MALPLLVAGCKKASSSANLGKGGDLAASSSTPAAQTAAATPAPPPVDRNAKVMVLCYHRFEDKPRDSLAIAPAEFRSQMQALKDGGITVIPMKDYLAWRRSEKSIPLKSCIITIDDGYISGYSAAWPILKEYGYPFTMFIYTNYVGAGGKSITWNQLEEMRDAGVDIESHTLSHHDLRRAPRGQDYATWLHNEVFQSKAILEDKLGIKISVFAFPYGTHNEVVRKTAMDAGYEALFTVYGQHMGFDAPADQLGRYAIESNKPNIFKMALDYGPDSDTGPGVVSMQLAAASMLTQPMNDEHISDLKPTIKANLASMGEVDPGSVEMRVSGYGIVPAKYDPKTRLVSYAFTQNLVPRTYTVIIAAKASGRRVETRWNFTVDGGSAPVAKNAPST; the protein is encoded by the coding sequence GTGGCCTTACCTCTGTTGGTGGCCGGTTGTAAAAAGGCGTCTTCTTCCGCTAACCTCGGAAAAGGCGGGGATCTTGCCGCGTCTAGTTCTACGCCGGCTGCTCAGACGGCCGCAGCGACACCCGCACCGCCGCCGGTCGACCGGAACGCCAAGGTGATGGTGTTGTGCTACCACCGGTTTGAAGATAAGCCTCGCGACAGCCTCGCGATTGCACCGGCGGAATTCAGGTCCCAGATGCAGGCCTTGAAAGACGGTGGCATCACCGTCATTCCGATGAAGGATTACCTGGCTTGGCGCCGCAGCGAAAAGTCGATTCCCCTCAAGAGCTGCATCATCACCATCGACGACGGCTACATCTCGGGGTATTCGGCCGCCTGGCCGATCCTGAAAGAGTACGGCTACCCCTTCACGATGTTCATCTACACCAATTACGTCGGTGCAGGCGGCAAATCCATCACCTGGAACCAGCTCGAGGAAATGCGGGACGCCGGGGTTGACATCGAAAGCCATACGCTGTCGCACCATGACCTGCGTCGTGCCCCCAGGGGTCAGGATTACGCGACGTGGTTGCACAACGAGGTTTTCCAATCCAAGGCGATCCTCGAAGATAAGCTCGGCATCAAGATTTCGGTGTTCGCCTTTCCTTACGGCACGCATAATGAGGTTGTCCGCAAGACGGCCATGGATGCCGGGTACGAGGCGCTGTTTACGGTTTACGGCCAACACATGGGTTTTGATGCGCCGGCTGACCAGTTGGGGCGGTACGCGATCGAGTCCAACAAGCCGAACATCTTCAAGATGGCGCTCGATTATGGACCGGACAGTGACACGGGGCCGGGCGTCGTCTCGATGCAGTTGGCGGCGGCTTCAATGCTGACCCAGCCGATGAACGACGAGCACATCAGCGATCTGAAACCGACGATCAAAGCGAACCTGGCCAGCATGGGTGAGGTGGATCCCGGTTCGGTGGAAATGCGCGTCAGCGGGTACGGGATCGTGCCGGCGAAATACGACCCGAAAACCAGGCTGGTAAGCTACGCATTTACGCAGAATCTGGTGCCGCGGACGTATACGGTGATCATCGCCGCGAAAGCCAGCGGCAGGCGTGTCGAGACGCGCTGGAATTTTACCGTTGACGGAGGCAGCGCGCCGGTGGCAAAGAACGCGCCGTCGACGTAG